A window of Aeromicrobium duanguangcaii genomic DNA:
CGGTGCACGCGCGCCAGCACGCGGAATCAGGCCGAGAGCTTGTCGCGACCCTTGCGGCGACGGGCCGCGAGGATCGAGCGACCGGCACGCGTGCGCATGCGGAGGCGGAAGCCGTGCTTCTTGGCGCGGCGACGGTTGTTCGGCTGGAAAGTGCGCTTGCTCACAGGAGGTCCTTCTTACGGATCGTGACCCAACGGGGAGGGGCCACCGCTCGCCCACGACCGGAACTGTTCATGGGCACGCGGCGGACGTCGTTCGAGACGACCCC
This region includes:
- the rpmH gene encoding 50S ribosomal protein L34; the protein is MSKRTFQPNNRRRAKKHGFRLRMRTRAGRSILAARRRKGRDKLSA